A part of Candidatus Eremiobacteraceae bacterium genomic DNA contains:
- a CDS encoding Nramp family divalent metal transporter, with protein MAIEHDAGQALAQRRPNVWRSLLLFLSVVGPGIITANADNDVGGITTYSLSGAQFGYTQLWILIPVTVALLVIQEMCARMGAVTGKGLADLIRENFGVRLTFWVLLLFLLGNVGTITSEFAGVASAAAIFHVYLPWLTKYLLVPLVAIFVFAVVTRGNYSAVEKVFFFFCFIYLTYVVSCFIVRPDWHEALTQFVWPHFTPTKAYLLMAIAIIGTTISPWMQFYIQAAIVEKGVKASELRYARVDVVTGALFTDFIAFFIMVASAATIYVHNVHAAPGHQIVVDDVNKLALALTPLASKWASLLFAIGLLNAGIFTASILPLSTAYYVCEAFGFESGVEKRFSEAPFFYGLYAALITVGAGIVLMPHAPLLGIIFWSQVLNGALLPLVLVLMLLLINNKQLMGRYTNNLAVNIVSWATVIIVAGLTIVSTLQLIFPSLGS; from the coding sequence ATGGCGATAGAGCATGATGCAGGTCAAGCCCTCGCGCAGCGCCGGCCCAACGTGTGGCGTTCGCTCTTGCTATTCCTTTCCGTCGTCGGGCCTGGCATCATCACCGCCAACGCCGACAATGACGTCGGCGGGATCACCACTTACTCGTTGTCGGGTGCGCAGTTCGGCTATACGCAGCTGTGGATCCTGATCCCGGTCACCGTGGCATTGCTGGTGATCCAGGAGATGTGCGCGCGCATGGGCGCGGTCACGGGCAAGGGGCTCGCCGACCTCATCCGTGAGAATTTCGGCGTCAGACTGACGTTCTGGGTGTTGCTGCTGTTCCTGCTCGGCAACGTCGGGACCATCACGTCGGAGTTCGCCGGCGTCGCCTCGGCCGCCGCGATCTTCCACGTCTATCTTCCGTGGCTGACGAAGTATCTGCTCGTGCCGCTGGTCGCGATCTTCGTCTTCGCCGTCGTCACGCGCGGCAACTACAGCGCGGTCGAGAAGGTGTTCTTTTTCTTCTGCTTCATCTATCTGACGTATGTCGTCAGCTGTTTCATCGTCCGGCCGGACTGGCATGAAGCGCTCACCCAGTTCGTCTGGCCGCACTTCACCCCGACCAAGGCGTATCTGCTGATGGCGATCGCCATCATCGGCACGACCATCTCGCCCTGGATGCAGTTCTACATCCAAGCGGCGATCGTCGAAAAGGGCGTCAAGGCCTCGGAACTGCGCTACGCTCGTGTCGACGTCGTGACCGGTGCGCTGTTCACGGATTTCATCGCCTTCTTCATCATGGTCGCGAGCGCGGCGACGATCTACGTGCACAACGTGCACGCCGCGCCAGGGCATCAGATCGTGGTGGACGACGTCAACAAGCTCGCGCTCGCCCTCACGCCACTGGCGAGCAAATGGGCATCGCTACTGTTCGCGATCGGGCTGCTCAACGCCGGCATCTTCACCGCCTCGATCCTGCCGCTGTCCACGGCCTATTACGTATGCGAAGCGTTCGGCTTCGAGTCAGGCGTGGAGAAGCGGTTTTCGGAGGCGCCGTTCTTCTACGGTCTCTATGCGGCGCTCATCACGGTCGGCGCAGGCATCGTGCTGATGCCGCACGCCCCGCTGCTCGGCATCATCTTCTGGTCGCAGGTGCTCAACGGCGCGCTCTTGCCGCTGGTGCTCGTCTTGATGCTGCTGCTGATCAACAACAAGCAGCTCATGGGCCGATATACCAACAATCTCGCGGTGAACATCGTCTCATGGGCGACGGTCATCATCGTCGCCGGCCTGACGATCGTGTCCACGCTGCAGCTGATCTTCCCATCGCTCGGCTCCTAG
- a CDS encoding SDR family oxidoreductase, which yields MTRAVVVTGASSGIGLATAELLAREDFTVYAGVRSGADAARLGALHPSIRPLTIDVTDRASIDAAAASVAAGGEALHGLVNNAGIAVAGPLEFLPLDELRRQFEVNVFGAIATSQAFLPQLREHHGRIVFVGSVSGRIAVPMLGPYAGSKFALRALTDALRMELAPAGVFVALVEPGDVKTPIWKKGQDSREQVARALGPQALDLYGDALRRLYRGTQAAERNAMPVERVTVAILHALTARRPRTNYLVGSKMANLVATLPARTRDRLAFKVRHLP from the coding sequence AAGCGGCATCGGCCTCGCCACCGCCGAGCTACTGGCGCGCGAAGACTTCACCGTCTACGCGGGCGTGCGCAGCGGAGCCGATGCGGCCCGCCTCGGGGCTCTCCACCCGAGCATCAGGCCGCTGACCATCGACGTCACGGATCGCGCCTCTATCGATGCCGCCGCCGCTTCTGTGGCGGCGGGAGGCGAGGCGTTGCACGGGCTCGTCAACAACGCGGGCATCGCGGTTGCCGGTCCGCTCGAGTTTCTTCCTTTAGATGAGCTGCGCCGGCAGTTCGAGGTCAACGTGTTCGGCGCGATCGCGACGTCCCAAGCGTTCTTGCCGCAGCTGCGCGAGCACCACGGCCGCATCGTGTTCGTGGGCTCGGTGTCCGGCCGGATCGCGGTCCCCATGCTCGGCCCCTACGCCGGTTCGAAGTTCGCGCTGCGTGCGCTGACCGATGCGCTGCGGATGGAGCTCGCCCCGGCCGGCGTTTTCGTGGCATTGGTCGAGCCAGGCGACGTGAAGACGCCGATCTGGAAGAAAGGACAGGACTCGCGCGAGCAGGTCGCGCGCGCGTTGGGGCCGCAGGCGCTCGACCTCTACGGCGACGCTCTGCGACGGCTCTACCGGGGGACGCAAGCCGCCGAACGCAACGCGATGCCGGTCGAGCGCGTCACGGTGGCGATCTTGCACGCTCTGACGGCGCGCCGGCCGCGCACCAACTATCTGGTCGGCTCGAAGATGGCGAATCTGGTCGCGACGCTGCCGGCGCGCACGCGCGACCGTCTCGCCTTCAAAGTGCGCCACCTGCCCTAG
- a CDS encoding HU family DNA-binding protein produces the protein MTKAELIEEVAEKTELTKRDVTHIVDTLLESIKGALQKGEKVQLIPFGSFEVRKRKAREGRNPKTGEKLVIAARTVPAFHPGKDLRESVNKGKKK, from the coding sequence ATGACCAAGGCTGAGCTGATCGAGGAAGTTGCGGAGAAGACGGAGCTGACCAAGCGCGACGTCACGCACATCGTCGACACGCTGTTGGAATCCATCAAGGGCGCACTGCAAAAAGGCGAAAAGGTGCAGCTCATCCCGTTCGGCAGCTTCGAGGTGCGCAAGCGCAAGGCGCGCGAGGGCCGCAACCCGAAGACCGGCGAGAAGCTCGTCATCGCCGCTCGCACGGTCCCGGCATTCCATCCTGGCAAAGATCTGCGCGAGAGCGTCAACAAAGGCAAGAAGAAGTAA